One window of the Cryptomeria japonica chromosome 7, Sugi_1.0, whole genome shotgun sequence genome contains the following:
- the LOC131041822 gene encoding heptahelical transmembrane protein ADIPOR3, with protein sequence MEQQERGNAKGMRTVEFEALPDYMRDNEYITGHYRLEWPLKHTLLSIFTIHNETLNVWTHLLGFIFFLCLTIYTATKLPNVSDLPVPSKANLHRLQSDVYSSLPSLPNMAELQAELRTALPNWVGNCLPENSTSHSNGTVHCIFQTIKDDVANMVYPHSQRPITRWPFFVFLGGATFCLLASTSFHWLCCHSERLYMIFLRLDYSGIAALIAASFYPPVYYSFMCTPYLRNMYLTAITLLGIATIIVSLFPAFQNPKYRSCRAILFSGMAIWGIAPVVHKVILHKDQPEALHTTAYEIGMGCFYVLGVLVYATRIPERWKPGKFDIAGHSHQLFHILVIAGAYTHYQAGLLYLKWRDLKGC encoded by the exons ATGGAACAACAGGAGAGGGGGAATGCCAAGGGAATGAGAACTGTGGAGTTCGAGGCACTACCTGATTATATGCGAGACAATGAATATATCACTGGACATTACAGGCTGGAATGGCCGCTCAAGCACACACTTCTGAGCATTTTCACCATCCACAATGAGACTCTCAATGTCTGGAC GCACCTGCTGGGTTTCATATTTTTTCTCTGTCTCACAATATACACTGCCACCAAGCTGCCAAATGTTTCAGATCTACCGGTTCCCAGCAAAGCTAATCTCCATAGATTACAGAGTGATGTTTACTCGTCACTTCCATCTTTACCAAATATGGCAGAACTTCAGGCGGAGTTAAGGACAGCTTTGCCTAATTGGGTTGGCAATTGTCTCCCAGAAAATAGCACTTCGCATTCAAATGGAACTGTACATTGCATCTTT CAAACGATAAAAGATGATGTGGCAAACATGGTTTATCCACATTCACAGAGACCAATCACTCGGTGGCCTTTCTTTGTGTTCCTTGGAGGTGCAACATTTTGTCTTTTAGCAAGCACCAGCTTTCACTGGCTTTGCTGCCATTCAGAGAGATTATACATGATCTTTCTCCGACTGGATTATTCAGGGATAGCTGCCTTGATAGCTGCTTCTTTTTATCCGCCAGTTTATTACTCATTCATGTGCACTCCTTACTTGAGGAATATGTATTTAACGGCAATAACTTTACTTGGAATTGCAACTATCATAGTTTCCTTATTCCCTGCTTTTCAGAATCCTAAATACCGGTCGTGTAGAGCAATATTGTTTTCGGGAATGGCTATCTGGGGTATCGCCCCAGTTGTGCATAAGGTTATACTCCATAAGGATCAACCTGAGGCTCTTCACACAACAGCTTATGAGATTGGCATGGGTTGTTTCTATGTATTGGGTGTATTGGTTTATGCAACGAGAATTCCAGAGAGATGGAAGCCTGGTAAATTTGACATTGCTGGTCACAGCCATCAGCTGTTTCACATTCTTGTGATTGCAGGAGCCTATACACACTACCAAGCAGGTCTTTTGTACCTTAAATGGCGGGATTTGAAAGGATGTTAA